The DNA window TCATCAGCTTGCCGATGAGCGCCGAATGCCAGCTCGTGCCGCACGCCGTGATGATGATGTGCTCCAAGTCCAGCATCTCGGTCTTGGTCAGGTTCAACCCGCCCAGCTTGGAGTACCCCTCCTCGGTCACCAGCCGCCCGCGCATCGTGTTCTCGATGGTCTGCGGCTGCTCGAGAATCTCCTTGAGCATGAAATGTTCGAACCCGCCCTTCTCGATCTGGTCCAGGTCCCAGTCGATCCGGTTCACGTTCTTCGACACGTCGTTGGCGTCCAGATCGAGCACGCGGTACCCGTCGCGCGTCAGCACCGCCATCTCGCCGTCGTCCAGGTATACCACCTGGCGCGTGTGCTGCAGAATGGCCGCCACGTCGCTCGCCACGTAGTGCTCGCCCTCGCCCAACCCGATGAGCAGCGGGCTGCCCTTGCGCGCCGCCACGATCTTATCGGGGTCTCGGCTCGAGATCACGGCAATGCCGTACGTGCCCTCCACCAGGTGCAGCGCCTCGATCACCGCCTCCTCGAGATTGCCCTGGAACGCCGCCTCGATGAGATGCGCCAACACCTCGGTGTCGGTGTCGGACTTGAACACGTGCCCGGCCTCGATCAGTCGCCTCCGCAGGACGCTGTAGTTCTCGATGATCCCGTTGTGCACCACGGCAAGCGTGTCGGTGCAGTCGCGCTGCGGATGCGCGTTCTTCTCGCTCGGCACCCCGTGCGTGGCCCACCGCGTATGCCCGATCCCGGTGGTGCCCCCGATGGGCCGCGTGGCCACGACGGACTCCAGCGCCGCGATCTTCCCCTTCGCGCGCCGCATGTCCACGCCGTCGTCGCCGAGCAGCGCCACCCCCGCCGAGTCGTAGCCGCGATACTCCATGCGTTTGAGCCCATCGATCAACAACGGCGTCGCGACACGCGGCCCCACGTACCCCACGATTCCACACATATGGTCCGACCTCTCCGTATTACCCGCCGAGCGCCTCCAACGGCGCCCGGGACTGCCTGATCAACTCTCGCGCCGCCGTTTCTGTCGGCGCTTCCGCGATCACCCGCACGATCGGCTCCGTGCCCGATGGGCGTACGTGTACCCACCGGTTCGGCCACGATAGCCGCAACCCGTCCTGCGTATCGACGTCAGCGTCCGGAAACGCCGCCCGCAACGCGCCGTAAACGGC is part of the Gemmatimonadaceae bacterium genome and encodes:
- the glmS gene encoding glutamine--fructose-6-phosphate transaminase (isomerizing), encoding MCGIVGYVGPRVATPLLIDGLKRMEYRGYDSAGVALLGDDGVDMRRAKGKIAALESVVATRPIGGTTGIGHTRWATHGVPSEKNAHPQRDCTDTLAVVHNGIIENYSVLRRRLIEAGHVFKSDTDTEVLAHLIEAAFQGNLEEAVIEALHLVEGTYGIAVISSRDPDKIVAARKGSPLLIGLGEGEHYVASDVAAILQHTRQVVYLDDGEMAVLTRDGYRVLDLDANDVSKNVNRIDWDLDQIEKGGFEHFMLKEILEQPQTIENTMRGRLVTEEGYSKLGGLNLTKTEMLDLEHIIITACGTSWHSALIGKLMIEDLARIPVDVEYASEFRYRNPIVNAKTLCVVISQSGETADTLAAMREAKRRGAKTLGLVNVVGSTIAREDDGGIYLHAGPEIGVASTKAFTSQVIALALLTLKLARLRNLSLEKGREIAQAMEDLPGHVQSILERAGEIEQIAERFRDATNFLYLGRGYNFPVALEGALKLKEISYIHAEGYPAAEMKHGPIALIDENMPVVFIAPHDSVFEKVVSNISEVKARGGRVIVITSRDEPSLEGKIDFEIRVPETIDMLYPVLTVVPLQLMAYYIAAKRGLNVDQPRNLAKSVTVE